The following are encoded in a window of Peromyscus maniculatus bairdii isolate BWxNUB_F1_BW_parent chromosome X, HU_Pman_BW_mat_3.1, whole genome shotgun sequence genomic DNA:
- the LOC143270943 gene encoding synaptonemal complex protein 3-like translates to MSVLKKIDSLIQPQSVHRVVTIPLTVFNLEISMAQINYGHNGSYEMQSVSTQKSYSEHLCRFSGPFPGLKTPSGSTRLPFQRSWPRTLCAHVRPFSQSASALRSLPLLPLKSQRSSGRGGAGTAAFSVGAPSAGGGRREGAHCPMPKKSPVLNKDERECPPAEVDEAMGDEIHTMLDKFRDGISKSLLEKRRRVQIFSETVSKKSSYKMKQVWGTKQQRMLEVNNKYYPQLMHLFKQWDLEKQKYKKQQENLINIFQQQKMVLRQCKIKQMQRMKLIMQMVTRYIQILKNIEDKNNNDQTTASFVELKKEIAEYQKKYMMETQQQEIANIRKSLQSILFS, encoded by the exons ATGTCGGTATTGAAAAAGATAGATTCATTAATCCAGCCACAGTCGGTACACAGGGTGGTCACAATTCCTCTGACAGTCTTCAACTTGGAGATATCTATGGCACAGATAAACTACGGTCACAATGGTTCATATGAAATGCAATCCGTCTCTACACAAAAGTCCTACTCTGAGCACCTGTGTAGAT TCAGTGGTCCGTTCCCAGGGCTGAAGACGCCATCAGGATCAACCCGTTTGCCCTTCCAGCGGAGTTGGCCTCGCACTCTATGTGCGCATGTGCGGCCGTTCAGCCAATCAGCGAGCGCCCTGAGGAGCCTGCCTCTTCTCCCGCTCAAATCCCAAAGGTCCTCGGGCCGCGGTGGCGCTGGCACAGCAGCTTTCTCGGTCGGGGCGCCGAGTGCCGGAGGGGGCCGACGTGAGGGTGCTCACTGCCCGATGCCCA AAAAGAGCCCAGTGTTGAACAAAGATGAGAGGGAATGCCCTCCTGCAGAAGTGGATGAAGCTATGGG AGATGAAATACACACTATGTTGGATAAATTCAGAG ATGGGATTAGTAAATCTCTTcttgaaaagagaagaagagtgcAAATCTTCTCTGAAACTGTTTCCAAAAAGAGTAGCTACAAGATGAAACAAGTTTGGGGAACCAAACAACAGCGAAT GCTGGAAGTTAACAATAAGTATTACCCGCAGTTGATGCATCTGTTTAAGCAGTGGGATTTGGAGAAGCAGAAATACAAGAAACAGCAAGAAAACCTAATT AATATTTTCCAACAACAGAAAATGGTGCTAAGACAGTGCAAAattaaacagatgcagagaatgaAACTAATTATGCAGATGGTTACACGATACATACAG ATTTTGAAGAACATTGAGGATAAGAATAATAATGATCAAACTACTGCTTCATTTGttgaacttaaaaaagaaatagctgaGTATCAAAAGAAATACATGATGGAAACG cagcagcaagagattGCAAATATTCGAAAGTCTCTTCAATCCATACTATTTTCATGA